The Larus michahellis chromosome 14, bLarMic1.1, whole genome shotgun sequence genomic sequence TTTACAACTCAGTTCTGCTTTCCAGATAATAAATCTAAGTAATTGGAAGAAAGCAATGTGAATCTTATCAACTGCGTATATCTAGGAAACTTTAACATGCAGCGTGCGCCCTAACTTCCATGTCCTAATGGATTTTAGAAGAGCGCGCTCCATATTTATAAGAGACAGATGCAGTCAACAGTCTTCCTAGACAGGTTACTATCTATATGGTTACAGTGCAGCTGCAGGATGACTTGGGGGGCTGTCGTACTGACTGACCTCCAGTACTGTTCTAAATAGGTTTTGATGTTTGTGCTGAGAGCAAAAGATAgacacaggattaaaaaaaaaaaaaaaaaaaaaaaatcataatatttttttcttttgcttcccttctccctgtcTTGACTGTTTAAGCTCTTGGATATTTCAATACCACTATTTACTCAACAAACACAAAGTATCTTTTGATAAAGATGGTAGCTTTACAGACTACTGAACTGCAGGTGGACAGGAGAAcggatttctgtttaaaatagcaaatttCTATTCCATCCTTAATTTAAGCAGGACTGAACGGTACAAGGCAGAGAACCTGACAGGCCACGCGCTCCTCTGGGAACCAAAGCCTGACAGACAATAAGGCTGCAACAGCTTTTACCACTCCTGCCTTTGCTGCAGGTTTCCAAACCGGTCTTTTTGATATTATGAAGTGACTGGATCCAAAGAGCACGAGGGGAGTGTCGTCTGCTCTGTCAATCGCTGGCATCCAGGGTGAGATTTAGCAATAGGCTCTCTTTGTCCCCAGTGTGCAGATCTGTTACCATCTTTCCTAACATGTCTCAGCACACCAAGCGGTGTGACTTTGGCGAGGGCAGAAGCCATGCTGGGTTGCACATCTGGGGAAAGACCTTGGCAATAGGCTGCAGCTGTAATGCGCCTCCCAGCAGGGCGTGTTTCAGCATGGGACATACCCTGCGCTGCACCACCGCCATGTTCCTGCTCTGTGACCCAATCTGGAGCATTtacagctggggagaggctgtaCTGCTGTGTAAAGTCTAGCCCTGACCAAAGTGGCGTATCTGTCTGTCCTCACTACCCTTGGGGGTGTTTGAGCCAAATGCAAGTACCAGGGGAGGGCAGGAACAGCTCCCGATGGTGGGAGCCTGTCGGAGTGGGATGTGCAGGAAGTTTTCCTGGCGCTTGCAGCGTACAGGAAGAAGGAGGCTGGCTGGGATCTCGGTGGTTTGTGCAaagcaggactagggaagagGAAAGAGTGCAGATTCCTGTGTCGGGCACTGCCTACAGCCGTTTGGTTTTTGGGATGTGTACGTGCATGTGTGAAAGGCAACATAAGTAAATTTTTGAACAATCAAACCTGGGCGTTGGAGAACTGCATTTCCATAAAGCAGCTTGTGGCTCTTAGTCACAAGGTTTCACTACCAGCTCACAGGGGCCAGAGTTTTTGCCTGCCTCTCCACTACGCAATAGGAATTTTCAGGCATTACAGAGCAGATATATATATGAACAAGTGATGCAGTGTGCTGTTGCTAATCCTGTGCCTCACTTCGTGTCAGCACATTTCCTACAACATCCACTTGTACTGAAGCTGGACTAACTGGGAAGACAGCGGGGCTGTAATCCACAGAGCCTGTTCTGCAGTTTCTTAATATAGCATTAACATGCAGGCCAGCTGGTTTCCAGTTCTCCATCCTCCTAAACAAGAGGACCATACTTGATTCCAGAACCAAATCTGGAACTAATGCCATATGCAACTTCAATGACACGCACCCCTGAACCAGGCTGCATCATAAAGGCATCTGCAGGAACTATATTTCTCATGTCACTCAGCACCTCTTTAGCAAATGCAGGAGTTGTGGCTTTGAGCTTCCAGAAAAGTCgcgttgtgttttttttcatggctCTATTAATTTTCCTGGATAAAACTGTTGTATGGTGTATGTGATGAAatgcaggagaagggaagaattGCTCTGGGATTTGACAAGGATACAAGGAGTCCTGAGAGAAAATGAAATCTCTCTTTGCAGTTGGAGTGaattctgcctttccctttctgcCAGTTATCTTGCATAAGTGGGCTGCTGCTCAGTTCAGACTGCTTACTCGGAAGAGAGGAGCAGCGTGAAGCGCAATTCCATAGCAAACGCTGCTTATTCCATATGCAGCTTTCAAAGGGATTCTGCCATTCTTTGGTAATGGTACCTGTTCGAATTTCCACCCGTCGGACATAGTGGACACCATCTGCGTGAGCTCTTCCTCTTGGCACTGCAGGACTCTGTACACATGCTTCACAGGTCCCTGAagcacacagaataaaaataaatgtgagttTAGTAACGGCTATACTAGTATCAAGCTAGGAAATTAATAACCCTCTCTTGCTCTGTTGCTTTGTTATTTGAGGAAGTCTGAGCCGCACAGGCTTTCTGAGGTTCCACCCCTCTGACCATCCCACTGATTCTAAAACAGGTACGTACGGTTGGCACACTTCTCTTCAAAGCCTTCTACATGTCTAAGGGCCAGTGAAAGCAAAACTTCTTTGGCTTTCAATGCAATTTACTGCTTTTTGAATCTGAAATTGAATCTACTGGCTGTGTTCATATCAGCTGAGCAGCAATGGGAAAAATTGTCACAGAGAGACAGatataaagggaagaaaatggttTAGAGAAGGAAGAGTTTGAACTATTCTTTACACACCAAAGCAGTACGTTTTGCTTTATAACTACCCGTCTTTGCTTCTGGCACCTCTTGTTCGACTGCTTATTGTCTTTCCCTGCAGTGGAACAAGATGACTCAGTGGTCTGCTTATAAAACCATAATGGATACTCTTTCCTAGCTGTGCCTTGGATCTATCTAAAAGCATTATTCCCTGTTATAGGTGACTACTAAACCAAAGAACTGCTACTAGAGGTGTCTATGGCCACACGTGTCCTTCTACTGCACTACAGAAAATGACCAATTTCATAATGCAAATGTTCCTGGGCATTACTTGAGAGGTTCTGTTCTCGTTATCCCGTATCCGCTCCTTCACCAGCCGCACAAGAGATGCAATATTGTAAAACTCGGCTTCTTCCAGTACCCCTAGGAAAGGAACCAAAAGTAGAAAGAAATTGTGTTACTGCGTACAGGGTAGAACGAAGATGATTCTGCTACACAGACACAacgcctgctcctgcctccaaaTCTAGCCCAGACGTGAGAAAAATCCCTGAATGCTGAATAGACTGTGCCATCAATCTCATGCTCTCCGGCTGGAAGAAAATGACCAACTAGTTGTCATCTGCTTTTGTGACTTAGAGGATCTTTAAGAAAGATTATTCCCCTTTCCCTGGGATTATCAGAAACCTCACAGTACAATCTCTATTTTGTTCAGGCAGCCCCATTAGGGGAAGTCACCAAAGCTGCCTGCGTGCAGAGAACTGCTGTCTGTGGGGGGAGAGATGCGCTAATAGGTATTCTGCTCTGCTAACAGAAGCCTTTGAGCTAAGCAGAACAGCGATGGGTTGTGTTATAAGCTGAAGGCTTCTGCTTTCAAGAAGATAGAGAATCTAATGATTTAATCCACATTAATGAGCATCCTTCTGAAAAACTAATGGTACTAACTAACAGCACTACTGGGAAACACAGCTTCTCACACCCTGACACATCGCTGCGTCAGGAACCCTGTGCACCCAGGCAAGGTTCTGGTGACGGTTCGCGGATACTGCTATAAAACAGCATCTGAAGCTCtcgccctgtcattttctctCACCTTCTTCTGCAAGCTCCTTGTTTATGATGAGCTTCCCGTGTCGGAGGTAGTTCAGTATTGGACCAAAATATGTGGGGTCTCTATCGATGAGATACGCCCCTGTCTCATCCTGTTGAGCGAGTACAGGAATGAAGTGGGGATGGTTAATTGGTaccagcaaaaaaattatttcagtagaaAACAATAAATTGAACAGTTTCTCTTTGAGAACCTGAATTCATGTGAATGTGAAAGATGTACTAATGACTCCACGtttaaaccaacatttttttttttttcaatacctgAACTCAGCTACAAATTCTGCAGCTCAATAATGCTGGCAGATGCTTCAAATGAAGCACTTCGACAAACACAGTTTATATACCTGGAGAGAAAAGCAGGGCTTAGTAGTTTTTCTTCACTgcaagaacaaaacccaaaagctggCAGCTGTGTTCTGTCTAAATTTGTTTTGCAGGCTAGTTTTGCTAAGACTCTGGAGGAAAACTGGATCTCTAGTTCTAGCTAACAGCATATAAAAGTTtaagaagctcttttttttttttcttctttctaccaCTGAAAACGCATGTTGCAATGCACCAGCCATGTCTCTAGCAATACAGTAACTATTGCAATCAAATAACCACCAATTCACAAGCAAAGGCATTTCTGATTAAGTCTTTTGTATCAGTCCCTCAAATCACGTTAAACCAACATTCATCTTGCCAATCAATCTGCTCTAAAGcaataaaaaactgaaaaaacattctgaaatgtTATCTCTACTCACTGATGCCAGTGACTGCTGTTTTGATAACAACCAGGATTTATCTTTTGATTAAGCTCTGAACAGAGTGGCAAGAGACCTGACTAATTCTCCGTCTGACCTACccacaaaatattaataaaatcctGTGCAGCAGACCCACAGAAAACGTGCAATTACAAAAATAACCGTTTGCAAAATCCTTACGATAAACTGCAATGACTTCAAAACTATCCACCCGTGTAAGGAACGTGCGCTGTGATCTTTAATGACAGcaaagtgaaatatattaaaaaaaatagtacgTGCTCGGGGTGAGAAATCATTAAAATTCCTGTTTCTCGGAAAGTTTTGTTCTAGATCCCCCTCTGCTGTAACCGCTGTGGGAAGGTGCTGGTTTGCTCCTTGAGGGGAGTCATGTCACCACGGGAGGTGGAGGGCATCGGTGCCTGCAGGCACAAGGGGACTCTAAGCCCCGTTCTCTGGGATGTGGCCAAAGCTGTGGCCGTGTAACGGGACATGAGGGACGAGGAGATGGTGTGTGTCAGAGCAGTATGTGTCCCTGGGTACCGCGGGAGTGGAGCTGCCGTGGAGATTTGCCCATCCACGCCACAGGGTCAGGGGCTCTGGGGGCCACAGAGCAGTGCGTGGGGGTGCTGGCCGTGGGGACACCGGCAGCTGGGGCTGTCACCGTCCCCGTACAGCAGGGTCGGGGGTGCTGGCCGTGGGGACACCGGCAGCCGGGACTGTCACTGTCCCCGTACTGCAAGTCGGGCCGCTGCCCCCGGTGACACCGGCTGCCGTGGGTGGCTAAGGCGGCTCAAGGAGGGGCGGTCGCCGCCCGGGCCCGGGGCCTCGCCGTtcccggggtggggtgggggccgGCCCCTGCCGCGGCCTCACCTTGTCGGAGCCGAGCTCGGGCCCGTCCTGGCAGCAGAGGCGGCACAGGAAGGACTTGGGCTCCCGGCACAGCGTCTGCCGGGTGCTCACGAAGTACGTGCCGCCCACGTTCAGGCGGACCCACttggaggaggaggcggcgggcggccgggccgcggcgggcggaGACAGGGCCCCGCCGGagcccgccgccgctccggccgcGCGGGGGCTGGGtggccccggcgcccccccggGGCCCGGGCTGGGCGtgcggccccgcggcggcccctccgccgctgccgccagcTCGGCCATAGCGATGCCGCTCAGCGCCCCCGCGCCGCCATCACCGCTCCTGCTCCTCCGCCGCTTCCGGCCCGCGATGCGCTTCCGGGGCACCGGCGTCCGTCACCGGGAAGGGGGAGAATGACGCTCTCCGGCGGGGGCTCGCTCTGATTGGGCGGAGGGGGCGGGACTTCCGGCGCTGCTCGCGTCTGCTCTCGGGGACGGCGGTGGCGGTCAGTGAAGGTGAGAGCGGGGGCGGCGCGGCtgccgtggggacaggggggccgggaggggggtcTTGGGGACGGGGACTGGCCGGAAGACCCGGGAGGGGGATCCAGGATTCCTGGGGCTGAGTAGGAGGGAGCAGGCCGGGGCGGGCCTGGGTGGGGGCGTGAGGCTGCGGCGGGGTTGGGCTGAGCTGAGGAGCGGTATCCCCGGTGCCCCCCTGTGTCCCGGTGTTCCGGTGCACCCCTGTACCCCTgtgttctccctccctcccggtgTCTGCCCCTTCCCGGTGTCGCGCCGTCGTTGTCCCGTCCACCCCCCCCGCGTCCCGTGTGTGTCGTGTTCCCGGTGCGTGTCGTTTGTGtctgtccttcccccccccggtGTCCTGGTGCGTCGTCCGTTCCTGTCCCCCCGGTGTCCCGTTCGTTCCCACCCCCtacccgcccccccagccccgtgtcccggTGCGTCCTTTCCCCTCCCCGCTGTGTCCCGGTGTGTCgttgctgctccctgcccacccacCTGGTGTCCTCTCTCCTGGCCGCAGGGGAAGCATGGCGGGCCGCAGAGCTGCCATCAAGGCCATTGACTGGGTGGCCTTCTCCGAGAGGGTGCCCCCCAACCAGAAGGCCATGTTCAACGCCCTGAAGACCCGCAGCGACGCGCTGTCGGCCCGGTGAGTGTCTGCCCCGCTCCTGCTTGGGGTCGGTTCGGTCCCTCAGCTGAACCTTCAACTTTTGCGGTGTCAGCTTGAGGCAGTGCCGGTAACTGTGGGCCCGCAGCAATGTCCTGAGAGGCGTTAAGGCAGGTCACCTTCAAGATAGTCGGTGGCTTTTATAGGCAAATCGCCTTTACTTAATCTTCCCCATAGTAAAACAATAGCTGCAATGTAAAAAAGCTGTTCTGTGGAAGCAGTTTGCTTTGGCACATTCAAAACGTTTTGCAAGCTTTGTTATTCTGTTAAATGCTGCACAAATTCATGAGCCTTCTCAAGTGCTTCAGCAACTGCTGCTTGATGCAAACGTTGTTGGCTATTACAGCTAACGTTGCTGCTTGCCTCTAGCTCAGTATTGTGAAAACAGCCTAATCCTTTCCTACAGGGCTGCACCCGGAGATGCTGTATAGGAGTTTGAAgtggagcagggctgcaggctgCACTCTTCTTGTCTGTATAGCGAGGGCTATTTCAAGGGCAGAGGGATTTGCAGAAATGGTTCGTTGCTGCTTGTTAATGATGGACCTGAAGATATTTAAACTAGACTTAGCAGGGTCTGCTGACACTCTGGAAAGTAACTGTGGCAGAGCGCAAGTGATAGCGCAGGGTTACTTCTAGCGCTGGCCGTGACTGCTGTGCTCTGTTTCTTTAGCTTGGCTGCCCTGCCAGAGAAACCCCCGACCATCGACTGGGCTCACTACAAGGCTGCTGTTGCTAAAGCTGGCATGGTGGATGAGTTCCAGAAGAAGGTCAGTATCTTTGCGGGCTGGGTATTACTTTTCTTGGAGGTTTAAATGGGGAATGTCTTTGGTGTGAGAAGAAAACACCAGAGTTGACAGAGAAGGCTGGTTTTGACTAGCAGATGCCCCAGCGTTGCATCATGCAGATTGGTGTCGCTGACCTCGAGGAGGTCACTTCAGTGCCATCATTCAGGAGGAAACCTGTGGCACTGTATGGTGAGAAAGTTGGTGAAAGAAAACTTGATAAATTATTTTGGCTGCAGGAGCGAACTCTCGAGTAGTTCTGCTGAAGCAAACGTTTGAAGTATTTCTCTAACTCCCTGAATggaaggcggcggcggtgggTGTGGCTCTGCGCACTGTGAAACCTGTAAAGTTAGCGGATGCCTGCAGGGGTTGCCATCCTCTTTTTAAGCAGGAAATGAAAAGCGTGAGCGGGGCTTTTGCTGAAGGACACGTGGTGTCACTGTCACTATGGAAATTGGCCTCCCAAGGCTGGGAGGACCCGCTGACCTCAGATGGGTCTGGGGACTTTGTCTTTGGGGAAATAAGTCTGTGATATGATAAGTCTTTGATACTAGACTGGCTTGCCTCCTTGCAGAGCTGTGCTTTGCTCTTTACAGAGCTGGGATGAATGTGTGTGGTATTACACGTCCTGGTGGTGGTGTGCAGTGCAGAATAGATTGCTTTAAGCTCGGAGGTGAGCAGAGCTGCTCGTGAAGGACACAGTGATCAGTTTCAGAAAGCTTGTGAACTTAACATGGTTGCGAGCATATCctaggaagaaaggaaggaatgcTTCCCTGCTGCTAGGGAAAATGATGTTGGTGTGAAGGATTATTTCAATCAAACAAACAGTATAAACAATTTTCTCTTTCGATTTACAGTTCAGTGCACTAAAGGTTCCTGAGCCAGTGGACACACAAACTGCCAAAATTGATGCCCAGGAGCAGGAAGCTGTAAGTGTGTAACCTGTTCCCTAATGCCGGGGTTGTCTCTGACTTCTgtgaggatggggaggggtgAGAGGGAAGGGATGTTCTGCACCTGCATCTGCACAGGCTGGGCAGCCTGAGCTAGAGCCTGGCTCTGGTCTTCACACACATCTCTGGCTTTTGTCTAAGCAAGAGGATCACTGCACGTGGAAGGGTTTGATTATTTGGGATTTGATCAAGATTCTGCCCACTTATCTAGTGTAATGATGATGAATGTTAATGCCAACTTAAGGCGTGGGGTTGCGGGTTTACTCTAGGTCACCATCTTTATCGTAACCGTATTCACCATATCCTCTGCTTCCCTGCAGGCAAAGAGCACTGCTGAATATGTGCAGGCTTCCAAAGCTCGTATTGCCCAGTATGAGCAACAAGTAAGTCTGGACTTTGCTTAGTGAATATTCTCTTTAACCCAGCCTGGCTCACACCTTGTTCTTACTTGCGTGTGCTTTGCTCTTTCTTGCTGACAAGTGTCTTGTAACGTGTTTGTCTCTGCTCTCCCTTCAAGCTTCAGAAGCTCAAAAGCATGATTCCCTTCGAACAGATGACATTTGAAGACTTGCACGAAGCCTTCCCTGAAACCAAACTGGACAAGGAGAAATATCCGTTCTGGCCCCACAAACCGATTGCTGATCTGTAAACTTCTCTGAAAGCGGTTTGTCTAATGACTGTCAGACTCTATGATCTCTTAAATAAAGTACTTTCCCTCCTGTCTGTGGCTGAGATCTTAGACAAGAGGTTTTGAGGCACGTGGAACAATACACTGACTTGCAAACAGCTCACTTTTCCTCgatttttgtcttttctactGGTGAGCTTGTTCTTGTAGGAAGGACCAAGATCGCAGCTAGACCCGTTGATCAGACTGAGTCCTGTTTGCATCTATGCAAATAAACTCTGTTCATGTCTGTAACCAGGTGGTGCAGGGAACGTAGTTCTGCCTTTGCAGGCAGATGGTCGCTCCGGAGCTGAGCGAATAAAGCCGCCTGAGATGCTGGAGTGTGTTTAGTGGTTGAGCTGCGATgcagtgggaggtgtctctggtTCTACAGGCAGAGCTCTAGGGCTGTTTTCTAGGATGGTTGTGATGGTTTAGGTGCAGCCAGTTGCAAAAGGAGTTGAAGTGTTGAGTAGATGCGttgagatacattttttttttttttaagttattttttattttttttaaaaacatcccaAGTATCAGCCCGCTAATCCCGGTGATCCTGTTCTGTGTTTCCTGGGTTTTTGAATGATGTAGATCTCACTGAAACTCACAGAAACAATAGTACAAACGCTTCAGACTTGCGTCGTTTTATTTAATTATCTGAGGTGGAattcttaaaacacctttcctcAGAATCGAAACACCTCCATAGGAGAAGGGCCTTAACTCCTGTTTCTGATGGTCGTGTTTGTGATAAGAATTCCTGACGGATGGAATGAAGGTATCATCCCCCAATTCCACAACTGTTTTATTCAAATACTTCGCTAGCTTTAAGAACATACGTAGTTCTGATGAGCTAAAGTACAAGGCAGTAAGCATGCAGATCCCATGCcctctgggtttgggtttttaattttattttatttagacaaCCAAAAGAACTGCAGCTCTATGaatcaagcaggaaaaaaaatcaagagtggAGGGGTCAGAAGTGATACAGTGGAGAACAACAGAATGAGCACTGTGCAGAGCTGGTCTCTAGCTGCTCCATTTTatagaaataatagcaaaaaaaaacaaggagaggaagaagtgACTGTAGAGaagcaccttctccagcactggCAGAAATGGGTCCTGCGGTTGCCAACGGAGCTTGGCCGGCTGCCCCTTCTCCTGGCCCTTCCTGGGCAGGTTCAGCAGCTGGGTGCCCTCCTTGGCGAGGTGTTTCATGCCCTGGTTGTTCACGGCTGTCACCGCCAGCTCGGCGCGCACCTCTGCCAACAGCAAATAGCATGTGTTGGTGTAGCGGGGGCAGTGGGTGACGGATCCTGCCTGGGGCACTGGTTGCCCTGAGGAAACCCACCCTCGCTCCAAGGAACCAGCAGCAAAGTGCAGGTAACCCGACGTTGTTTAAGAGATTTTGGGTGGCTTTACCTGGATGGAAGCTTCTGAGAGCCTTGTCTAAGCGCAGGGATTTGTGCTGCTGGTGCAACAGGAAGAAGGTGTCCAACACAGCCATGATCATGAGCAGGAAGGTGCCCAAGAAGAAAACCACTGCAAACAATACCAAAACAAAGCAAGTCCTTGATGATCGTCATCGTTTTCTTGAATGTAATCCCGTCTGCGTTCGGTtgctgggtggggaaggggggaaatttCTAACTCCAGCAAGCTGATAAAGCCCGGCTCTTCCTGATTTCAGGAACATGTGCCAAAACACACAAAGCCCTTCCTTAGGGTTGGTACCTGTGTAAAAAATCAGTTAGTTTTTATTCAATAAACATGGTACCTATTACGGGTGGTTTGTTGGAGGAAGTTGGGAGGATGTTGTTGAGAATCACGGCTAACATGGAGCTGCCGAGGATGATGGCAATCTGGAAACTGACTTTCTCCTCGAGAGAGCTGGGTCCAAACAACACAGCCATATCCAGCAGGTACAGGGCGCACG encodes the following:
- the KCTD2 gene encoding BTB/POZ domain-containing protein KCTD2 gives rise to the protein MAELAAAAEGPPRGRTPSPGPGGAPGPPSPRAAGAAAGSGGALSPPAAARPPAASSSKWVRLNVGGTYFVSTRQTLCREPKSFLCRLCCQDGPELGSDKDETGAYLIDRDPTYFGPILNYLRHGKLIINKELAEEGVLEEAEFYNIASLVRLVKERIRDNENRTSQGPVKHVYRVLQCQEEELTQMVSTMSDGWKFEQLISIGSSYNYGNEDQAEFLCVVSRELNNSTNGIVKEPSEKAKILQERGSRM
- the ATP5PD gene encoding ATP synthase peripheral stalk subunit d, mitochondrial, which produces MAGRRAAIKAIDWVAFSERVPPNQKAMFNALKTRSDALSARLAALPEKPPTIDWAHYKAAVAKAGMVDEFQKKFSALKVPEPVDTQTAKIDAQEQEAAKSTAEYVQASKARIAQYEQQLQKLKSMIPFEQMTFEDLHEAFPETKLDKEKYPFWPHKPIADL